The DNA region GTCCATGCCGTAGTGCTCGAAGAAGCGCCGGTCCTCGTTGGCGACCAGGGCGGCGATCATGTAGGGGCTGATCTCGTCCAGCGTGACCAGCGTGCGGCTGATGCGCTGGTCCCCGACCTTGGGAATCAGGGTGCCCAGCGGGGTGTTGTCGCGCGCGTACACCTTCGTCTCGCTGCCCATGGACCGGGTCAGGCTGTCCAGTTCGCGGTAGTCGGGCAGTTCACGGGTCCATTTCAGGCCGTAGGTGGCGGCCACGCCCAGTCCGGCGACCAGCGCGGCGATCAGCAGGGAAAGCAGGAATTTCAGGAAACGGACGAGGAAGATCAAGCGGTGAACCTCGGGACGCCCCCCGGCAGGCGGGCGGCGGGCAGGAAGCCGGAAAGCGGGTGGGGGGGGCCGGCGCGCATGGGGGCGGCCGTCACTGGGCCGGGCGGCGGGCCTGGATCAGCTGGGTGATGCGGGCGCGCAGGTTCTTGCCGGACAGGGGCTTGTACACGATGTCGTCCGCGCCGACCAGTTTGGCGTGGTCGCGGGTCTGGTCGTCGTCCTGGGCGGTCAGGAGCAGCACCGGCGTCTGCTGCAGGCGCCGGACGCGTTTGACGCGCGAGCAGATCTCGAAGCCGTCCATGTGGGGCATCTTGACGTCCAGCAGCAGCGCGTCGGGCGTGTGGTCCTTGAGGTACTCCAGGGCCGCCCGGCCGTCGGGCACCGCGGTGATCTCATGGCCGTCCGCCGAGAGGATGACCTCCAGCATGGTCCGGATTGCCGGTTCATCATCTGCGACGAGGATGGTGTACGCCATGCCCGGCATGATAAAGCACCGGCCCTCACCACATCCTGACGCCGGCAGGCGCGCCGGGGGGCGGTGAGGGCCGGCGCCCGGCGCTCAGTCGGCGCTGTTCGCGGCGCTGCGGCGCTCGGCGGCTTCCTTCGCCAGCTGGCGGCGCAGGATCTTCCCGACCGCCGTCTTGGGCAGTTCACTGCGGAATTCCACGCTGCGGGGGGCCTTGTACGCGCTGAGCTCCGCGCGGCACAGCGCGATGATCTCCTTTTCCGTGACGTGCATGCCGGGCTTGAGGGCCACGACGGCGTGCACGCTCTCGCCGCGGTACGTGTCCGGGATGCCCACCGCCGCCGCTTCCAGCACGGCCGGGTGGGTCATCAGCACTTCCTCCACCTCGCGGGGGTAGAT from Deinococcus ficus includes:
- a CDS encoding response regulator — encoded protein: MPGMAYTILVADDEPAIRTMLEVILSADGHEITAVPDGRAALEYLKDHTPDALLLDVKMPHMDGFEICSRVKRVRRLQQTPVLLLTAQDDDQTRDHAKLVGADDIVYKPLSGKNLRARITQLIQARRPAQ